A stretch of Microbacterium caowuchunii DNA encodes these proteins:
- a CDS encoding alpha/beta fold hydrolase, with translation MGTGERGYGRALLTIARRTRGVRYVRRPEQGDTSAFDLAYVRTGPRGTRPPVVVIPGGPGLGSVLPYRSLRSIAARRGLDLIMVEHRGVGLSRRDLAGRDLPPGALRIPDVLDDIAAVLDREGVLRAHIVGSSYGSYLASGFGVAHPGRVAGMILDSALQSADELDLERTVIRDLLWDAPSEAAGLVRRLTDTGIDQRVLLDVARAAYELGGDRLLIPVLRRRLRHRWSRVWRGLEAYATRDTENTRVPGIFEFDLVGAIGFRELGYGAVADGLPLDPALTYAPLAGRFPSFEGEPFDLAEGVRRFDWPLVLLSGSRDLRTPPAIAARVAAAAPRAVTVTIENGHSALDTHPIALLNAIDRLVQGTQDSLPALAPQLDRLPRRGLAARAPELLTAVLAARP, from the coding sequence GTGGGCACGGGGGAGCGCGGGTACGGGCGCGCACTGCTGACCATCGCGCGCCGGACGCGCGGAGTCCGGTACGTCCGTCGCCCGGAGCAGGGCGACACCTCGGCCTTCGACCTCGCGTACGTGCGCACCGGCCCCCGGGGAACGCGCCCGCCCGTGGTGGTCATCCCCGGAGGCCCGGGTCTCGGCTCGGTGCTGCCCTACCGTTCGCTGCGCTCGATCGCGGCGCGCAGAGGGCTCGACCTCATCATGGTCGAGCACCGCGGCGTCGGGCTGTCGCGCCGGGACCTCGCCGGGCGCGACCTGCCGCCCGGCGCCCTGCGCATCCCGGACGTGCTCGACGACATCGCCGCGGTCCTCGACCGGGAGGGCGTGTTGCGCGCGCACATCGTGGGCTCCTCCTACGGCAGCTACCTCGCCTCCGGCTTCGGCGTCGCCCACCCCGGTCGGGTCGCCGGGATGATCCTCGACTCGGCCCTGCAGTCCGCGGACGAACTGGACCTGGAACGCACCGTCATCCGCGATCTCCTCTGGGATGCGCCGAGTGAGGCCGCCGGTCTGGTGCGGCGGCTGACCGACACGGGCATCGATCAGCGCGTCCTCCTCGACGTCGCGCGCGCGGCGTATGAGCTCGGGGGCGACCGGCTGCTGATCCCGGTGCTGCGACGTCGCCTGCGTCATCGCTGGAGCCGGGTGTGGCGGGGCCTTGAGGCCTACGCCACTCGCGACACGGAGAACACCCGGGTGCCAGGAATCTTCGAGTTCGACCTTGTCGGGGCGATCGGGTTCCGCGAGCTGGGCTACGGCGCGGTGGCCGATGGGCTCCCGCTCGACCCGGCGCTCACGTACGCTCCGCTGGCCGGACGGTTCCCGTCGTTCGAGGGCGAGCCGTTCGACCTCGCTGAGGGCGTGCGGCGCTTCGACTGGCCGCTCGTGCTGCTCAGCGGCTCGCGAGACCTCCGCACGCCGCCCGCGATCGCCGCGCGGGTGGCCGCGGCGGCACCACGGGCGGTGACGGTGACGATCGAGAACGGGCACAGCGCGCTGGATACCCACCCGATCGCGCTGCTCAACGCCATCGACCGACTCGTCCAGGGGACGCAGGACTCCCTCCCGGCGCTCGCGCCGCAGCTCGACCGCCTGCCGCGCCGGGGGCTGGCCGCTCGCGCGCCCGAGCTCCTCACCGCGGTCTTGGCCGCCCGCCCGTAG
- a CDS encoding carbamoyl-phosphate synthase large subunit: MRALVTSSRNTFALDIIRKLGSGGHYVVAADTYAGAIGSHSKYLSAHVVTASPRFETDRFIADVCRIVTEHEIDTIIPTFEEVFYLAARINDLPEGVRLFAGGFDKLAQLHDKGSFQRLVERAGVPIPETVVVSDEDELHAAIARFPQFFARAVFSRGGVGLLTNTGPLAGKMDVADCHPTADQPWLVQPFTDGPMICTYSIIVDGRVTAQCTYSAPEQWAHSTGITFLAEDSTKTLEYTQRLIDELDPSFTGQLSFDFVNHDGELYAIECNPRPTNGVILLETAEFLQALHGVAPAPVVVEPGVERQIRLAVLADAFTERISHLGTSLHDLLHVHDIGHGWHDSLAMMWGPAALLHGAKLAHGHREELLKAMSEDIVWNGEQIEGMTPADAAALLDVHAQRI; the protein is encoded by the coding sequence ATGCGCGCCCTGGTCACCAGCTCCCGCAACACCTTCGCGCTCGACATCATCCGCAAACTCGGCAGCGGCGGCCACTACGTGGTCGCCGCCGACACGTACGCCGGGGCGATCGGCAGCCACTCGAAGTACCTGTCCGCCCACGTCGTGACCGCGTCACCGCGGTTCGAGACCGACCGGTTCATCGCCGACGTGTGCCGCATCGTCACCGAGCACGAGATCGACACGATCATCCCCACGTTCGAGGAGGTCTTCTACCTCGCAGCGCGGATCAATGACCTCCCCGAGGGCGTCCGGCTGTTCGCGGGCGGCTTCGACAAGCTCGCGCAGCTGCATGACAAGGGCAGCTTCCAGCGTCTCGTGGAGCGGGCCGGGGTTCCGATCCCCGAAACCGTCGTCGTCTCGGACGAGGACGAGCTGCACGCCGCCATCGCCCGCTTCCCGCAGTTCTTCGCGCGAGCCGTCTTCTCGCGCGGGGGCGTGGGTCTGCTGACGAACACCGGCCCCCTCGCCGGGAAGATGGATGTCGCGGACTGCCACCCGACCGCCGATCAGCCCTGGCTCGTGCAGCCCTTCACCGACGGGCCGATGATCTGCACGTACAGCATCATCGTGGACGGCCGGGTCACGGCCCAGTGCACCTACAGCGCGCCGGAGCAGTGGGCGCACAGCACCGGGATCACCTTCCTCGCGGAGGACAGCACCAAGACGCTGGAGTACACGCAGCGGCTCATCGACGAGCTCGACCCGTCCTTCACCGGTCAGCTCTCGTTCGACTTCGTCAACCACGACGGGGAGCTCTACGCCATCGAGTGCAACCCGCGCCCGACGAACGGCGTGATCCTGCTCGAGACCGCGGAATTCCTGCAGGCGCTGCACGGCGTCGCGCCGGCGCCGGTGGTCGTCGAACCGGGCGTGGAGCGGCAGATCCGGCTCGCCGTGCTCGCCGACGCGTTCACCGAGCGCATCTCGCACCTGGGGACCTCGCTGCACGACCTGCTGCACGTGCACGACATCGGGCACGGCTGGCACGACTCGCTGGCGATGATGTGGGGACCGGCCGCGCTGCTGCACGGTGCGAAGCTGGCCCACGGCCACCGCGAGGAGCTCCTCAAGGCCATGAGCGAGGACATCGTCTGGAACGGCGAGCAGATCGAGGGCATGACCCCCGCCGACGCCGCCGCTCTCCTGGACGTCCACGCCCAGCGCATCTGA
- a CDS encoding ABC transporter ATP-binding protein, which yields MNPVIEVTGLTKRYGDTVAVDDVSFALEKNTIYGLLGRNGAGKTTIMSILTAQSFATSGKVRVFGEDPYENARVLSRMCFVREGQKYPDDALPSHAFRTARLFFPNWDQDFADRLIADFQLPLKTRIKKLSRGQLSAVGVVIGLAARAEITFFDEPYLGLDAVARQIFYDRLLEDYVEHPRTVVLSSHLIDEVANLIEKVLVVDHGRIIMDEDTDAVRDRAANIVGDSAAVDAFVAGRSVVHRETLGRVASVTVMGSLSAADRAELSARGLDVTPVSLQQLIVRATQNAAEDAAANTEGALR from the coding sequence GTGAACCCCGTGATCGAGGTGACCGGCCTCACCAAGCGCTACGGCGACACCGTGGCCGTCGACGATGTCAGCTTCGCGCTCGAGAAGAACACCATCTATGGTCTGCTCGGTCGCAACGGCGCCGGCAAGACCACCATCATGTCCATCCTCACGGCGCAGAGCTTCGCCACCTCCGGCAAGGTGCGCGTGTTCGGCGAGGACCCGTACGAGAACGCCCGGGTCCTGTCCCGGATGTGCTTCGTGCGGGAGGGCCAGAAGTACCCGGACGACGCGTTGCCGTCCCACGCGTTCCGCACCGCACGTCTCTTCTTCCCCAACTGGGACCAGGACTTCGCGGACCGCCTGATCGCGGACTTCCAGCTCCCGCTCAAGACCCGGATCAAGAAACTGTCCCGTGGACAGCTCTCCGCCGTCGGCGTCGTGATCGGGCTCGCCGCGCGCGCCGAGATCACCTTCTTCGACGAGCCGTACCTGGGCCTCGACGCCGTGGCCCGCCAGATCTTCTACGACCGCCTCCTCGAGGACTACGTCGAGCACCCGCGCACCGTCGTGCTCTCCAGTCACCTCATCGACGAGGTCGCGAACCTCATCGAGAAGGTCCTGGTCGTGGACCATGGCCGGATCATCATGGACGAGGACACGGATGCGGTGCGCGACCGGGCCGCGAACATCGTGGGGGACAGCGCCGCCGTCGACGCCTTCGTGGCGGGGCGCAGCGTCGTCCACCGCGAGACCCTCGGTCGCGTCGCGTCCGTGACGGTCATGGGGAGCCTCTCCGCAGCCGACCGCGCGGAGCTCTCCGCGCGGGGGCTCGATGTCACACCCGTATCCCTGCAACAGCTCATCGTGCGGGCCACCCAGAACGCCGCGGAGGACGCGGCCGCCAACACGGAAGGAGCACTGCGATGA
- a CDS encoding GntR family transcriptional regulator — protein sequence MIEEGRALFLQIAESVEDSIVDGTLAEESQAPSTNELAAFHRINPATAAKGVNMLVDKGVLYKRRGIGMFVAPGARDRLLTERRTAFADRYVDPLLIEAGKLGLGPDDLTRLILDRAAVGSRPHSSEGNPQ from the coding sequence GTGATCGAAGAAGGCAGAGCGCTCTTCCTGCAGATCGCGGAGAGCGTCGAGGATTCGATCGTCGACGGGACGCTGGCGGAAGAGAGCCAGGCCCCGTCCACCAACGAACTCGCGGCCTTCCACCGCATCAACCCGGCCACGGCCGCGAAGGGAGTGAACATGCTCGTCGACAAGGGCGTGCTCTACAAGCGTCGTGGGATCGGCATGTTCGTCGCGCCCGGTGCACGTGACCGCCTCCTCACGGAGCGGCGCACCGCGTTCGCCGACAGGTACGTCGACCCCTTGCTCATCGAGGCGGGCAAGCTCGGGCTCGGACCCGACGACCTCACGCGCCTCATCCTCGACCGCGCCGCGGTCGGGTCCCGCCCGCATTCTTCCGAAGGGAACCCGCAGTGA
- a CDS encoding quaternary amine ABC transporter ATP-binding protein, with product MSGEHAIEAKNLFKVFGRHPAAVIEGLKAGKSRAELAERGTAAVIDASFTVAPGEIFVIMGLSGSGKSTIIRMLNGLLPPSAGEVLVQGRSVTRASAAELRRIRRSSISMVFQHFALLPHRTVLDNAAYALEIQGVGREERRARAREILAKVGLDQRTDAYPDELSGGMRQRVGLARALTAGTDILLMDEAFSALDPLIRREMQEQLIELQQELGRTIVFITHDLNEAMFLGDRIAVMRDGRIVQTGTPEEILTDPANDYVAQFVQDVDRTRVLTASAVMEPPHLRLPVTAGVRGALRLLREQQASAVFALENRRLVGVVTDRAVIRAVKAGQTDLRKIVDTSVLTVGPDDLLTDIVERAVESPVPLAVVDDNRRLVGVIPRVTLLAALGNVPTTTREMPIIQSPIEMVAEFTPLMDAVAAEPPTVRAGDVAVPVDAAVEGSER from the coding sequence GTGTCAGGCGAACACGCAATCGAAGCAAAGAACCTGTTCAAGGTCTTCGGCCGTCACCCTGCAGCCGTGATCGAGGGCCTCAAGGCGGGCAAGTCCCGTGCCGAGCTCGCCGAGCGCGGCACCGCCGCCGTGATCGACGCGAGCTTCACGGTCGCTCCCGGCGAGATCTTCGTCATCATGGGACTCTCCGGCTCCGGCAAGTCGACCATCATCCGGATGCTGAACGGGCTCCTGCCGCCTTCCGCCGGTGAGGTCCTCGTGCAGGGCCGCAGCGTCACACGGGCCTCCGCCGCGGAACTGCGCCGCATCCGCCGGTCCTCGATCTCGATGGTGTTCCAGCACTTCGCGCTGCTTCCGCACCGCACCGTCCTCGACAACGCCGCCTACGCGCTCGAGATCCAGGGCGTCGGCCGCGAGGAGCGTCGCGCCCGCGCTCGCGAGATCCTGGCGAAGGTGGGCCTCGACCAGCGCACGGATGCCTACCCGGACGAGCTGTCCGGCGGCATGCGCCAGCGCGTGGGCCTGGCCCGTGCGCTCACCGCGGGTACCGACATCCTTCTCATGGATGAGGCGTTCTCCGCGCTCGATCCCCTCATCCGGCGCGAGATGCAGGAGCAGCTGATCGAGCTGCAGCAGGAACTCGGCCGCACGATCGTGTTCATCACGCACGACCTCAACGAGGCGATGTTCCTCGGCGACCGGATCGCGGTCATGCGCGACGGGCGTATCGTGCAGACCGGCACCCCGGAGGAGATCCTCACCGACCCGGCGAACGACTACGTCGCCCAGTTCGTGCAGGACGTCGACCGCACCCGCGTGCTGACCGCGAGTGCCGTCATGGAGCCCCCGCACCTGCGTCTGCCCGTCACCGCGGGGGTCCGCGGGGCACTCCGTCTCCTGCGCGAACAGCAGGCGAGCGCGGTGTTCGCGCTCGAGAACCGCAGGCTCGTCGGAGTCGTCACCGATCGTGCCGTCATCCGGGCGGTCAAGGCGGGGCAGACCGATCTCCGCAAGATCGTCGACACCTCGGTGCTCACGGTCGGCCCGGACGACCTGCTCACCGACATCGTCGAGCGAGCCGTGGAGTCCCCGGTGCCCCTCGCCGTCGTCGACGACAACCGCCGCCTCGTCGGCGTCATCCCTCGCGTCACCCTGCTGGCAGCCCTCGGGAACGTGCCGACCACCACCCGGGAGATGCCCATCATCCAGTCGCCCATCGAGATGGTGGCGGAGTTCACCCCGTTGATGGACGCGGTCGCGGCCGAGCCCCCGACCGTCCGGGCCGGAGACGTCGCCGTGCCGGTGGACGCCGCCGTGGAAGGGAGTGAGCGCTGA
- a CDS encoding ABC transporter permease, which produces MDGFFRLPVGEIAEQAVTWVVANLKGFFDVLRTIFVEMYDALSWVLSTPSFWVVVVVAAAIAVLARGWLFGAGTAVGLLFIVAVDQWDNAMATLALILVATVWALVIAIPLGILAAQNDVFSKIIRPVLDFLQTMPAFVYLIPALLLFRVGVAPGIVATIIFALAPGVRLTELGIRGVDREVVEAGHAFGATGGRILRQIQLPLALPTIMAGVNQVIMLALSMVVIAGMVGAGGLGGDIVASLNRLDTALGVEAGLAVVIIAIILDRLTGAFGRRIGLFSRLVGSLGRRRADNGQTVPVPVAEPARSAPVSVG; this is translated from the coding sequence ATGGACGGTTTCTTCCGGTTGCCGGTCGGCGAGATCGCCGAGCAGGCCGTGACCTGGGTGGTCGCGAACCTCAAGGGGTTCTTCGACGTGCTGCGCACGATCTTCGTGGAGATGTACGACGCCCTCTCCTGGGTGCTGTCCACACCGTCGTTCTGGGTTGTCGTGGTCGTGGCTGCGGCTATCGCCGTCCTCGCGCGGGGATGGCTTTTCGGTGCCGGGACGGCCGTGGGGCTGTTGTTCATCGTGGCCGTGGACCAGTGGGACAACGCGATGGCGACGCTCGCCCTGATCCTCGTCGCGACCGTCTGGGCGCTCGTCATCGCCATCCCGCTCGGGATCCTGGCCGCTCAGAACGACGTCTTCTCCAAGATCATCCGGCCGGTGCTGGATTTCCTGCAGACCATGCCCGCCTTCGTGTACCTGATCCCGGCGCTGCTGCTGTTCCGCGTGGGCGTGGCCCCCGGGATCGTCGCCACGATCATCTTCGCGCTCGCCCCCGGCGTGCGGCTCACCGAACTCGGCATCCGCGGCGTCGACCGCGAGGTCGTGGAGGCGGGTCACGCCTTCGGTGCGACGGGCGGCCGCATCCTCCGGCAGATCCAGCTGCCGCTGGCGCTGCCGACGATCATGGCCGGGGTGAACCAGGTGATCATGCTCGCCCTGTCGATGGTCGTCATCGCCGGGATGGTCGGAGCGGGCGGTCTCGGCGGCGACATCGTCGCGTCGCTCAACCGGCTCGACACCGCACTCGGGGTCGAAGCGGGCCTCGCCGTCGTGATCATCGCCATCATCCTGGACCGCCTCACGGGAGCGTTCGGTCGCCGGATCGGGCTCTTCTCCCGGCTGGTGGGCTCGCTCGGGCGCCGGCGCGCGGACAACGGGCAGACGGTCCCCGTTCCCGTTGCGGAGCCCGCCCGCTCCGCCCCGGTCAGCGTCGGCTGA
- a CDS encoding glycine betaine ABC transporter substrate-binding protein, with translation MKKHAFASLALASVAALALTGCAGGTDDDTTGDAAGESKGALTIAVFEGWEEGIATSELWKVVLEEQGYEVELKPVSAAPVFQGLADGDYDFTTDVWEPVTHADYLGQYGDKIEKLGTWNDESKLTIAVNEDAPIDSLDELAGAIDEFNGKIIGIEPGAGLTSVTENEVIPGYGLQDFDYITSSTPAMLSELQAATDAGENIVVTLWEPHWAYSAFPLKNLEDPKGTLGGAETLSSYSRIGFADDFPEVAEWLANFTMDTAMLADLEDAMFNENAGAKDWNPIVKAWVEDNRDYVDALTS, from the coding sequence ATGAAGAAGCACGCATTCGCGTCCCTCGCTCTCGCGTCGGTCGCGGCACTCGCCCTCACCGGCTGCGCCGGCGGGACCGATGACGACACGACCGGGGATGCCGCGGGCGAGTCGAAGGGCGCACTGACCATCGCGGTCTTCGAAGGCTGGGAGGAGGGCATCGCCACCTCCGAGCTCTGGAAGGTCGTCCTCGAGGAGCAGGGCTACGAGGTCGAGCTGAAGCCGGTCTCCGCGGCGCCCGTCTTCCAGGGTCTCGCGGACGGGGACTACGACTTCACCACCGATGTCTGGGAGCCCGTCACGCACGCGGACTACCTGGGCCAGTACGGCGACAAGATCGAGAAGCTCGGCACGTGGAACGACGAGTCCAAGCTCACGATCGCCGTCAACGAGGACGCGCCGATCGACTCGCTCGACGAGCTGGCAGGCGCCATCGACGAGTTCAACGGGAAGATCATCGGGATCGAGCCGGGCGCCGGCCTCACCTCGGTGACCGAGAACGAGGTCATCCCCGGGTACGGGCTCCAGGACTTCGACTACATCACCTCCTCGACGCCCGCCATGCTGTCCGAGCTGCAGGCGGCGACCGACGCCGGCGAGAACATCGTCGTCACCCTCTGGGAGCCGCACTGGGCTTACAGCGCCTTCCCGCTGAAGAACCTCGAGGACCCGAAGGGGACCCTCGGTGGCGCGGAGACGCTGAGCTCCTACAGCCGCATCGGCTTCGCGGATGACTTCCCGGAGGTCGCCGAGTGGCTGGCGAACTTCACCATGGACACGGCGATGCTCGCCGACCTCGAGGACGCCATGTTCAACGAGAACGCGGGCGCCAAGGACTGGAACCCGATCGTGAAGGCCTGGGTCGAGGACAACCGCGACTACGTGGACGCCCTGACCAGCTGA
- the purL gene encoding phosphoribosylformylglycinamidine synthase subunit PurL yields MTTPISSEAPSRPAADTVENAIATPDREQPYAALGLKPDEYARIREILGRRPTSGELAMYSVMWSEHCSYKSSKIYLRQFGEKVTDEMRERLMVGMGQNAGVVDVGEGWAVTFKVESHNHPSYIEPFQGAATGVGGIVRDIISMGARPVAIMDQLRFGAIDHPDTARVVHGVTSGISFYGNCLGLPNIGGETVFDSVYQGNPLVNALAVGVLRHEDLKLANAAGPGNKVVLFGARTGGDGIGGASILASDTFADGGPTKRPAVQVGDPFAEKVLIECCLELYRDELVEAIQDLGAAGISCATSELAANGGSGMRVDLEKVLLRDPSLTPEEILMSESQERMMAIVSPEKLDAFLEVTGRWEVETSVLGEVTGDGRLQIFWHGEQIVEVDPSTVAVDGPVYERPVAYPTWIDALQADSAAALPRATDPETLRDQFLRVLSSPNLADTSWITNQYDYYVLGNTALSFPDDAGMIRVDENSGLGFAIATDCNGRFCQLDPYQGAKLALAEAYRNVAVTGATPTAVTDCLNFGSPENPEVMWQFSQAVEGLSDGCLEIGIPVTGGNVSFYNQTGDTPIHPTPVVGVMGIIDDVARRIPSGWQDAGENIYLLGVTANELSGSAWADVVHDHLGGRPPAVDLAAEKRLAQLLRAASDQGLVSSAHDLSEGGLGQALAEGVMRFGVGARVWLSELSERDGVDAASALFSESTGRVIVTVPREEDVKFRGLCDGRDYPVLRIGVTDSAADGDDPALEVQGLFTVPLAELRERSRATLPAVFGPTVTEIDA; encoded by the coding sequence GTGACCACCCCTATTTCTTCCGAGGCGCCGTCGCGTCCCGCCGCCGACACCGTCGAGAACGCCATCGCGACTCCCGACCGGGAGCAGCCGTATGCCGCGTTGGGCCTCAAGCCCGACGAGTACGCCCGCATCCGCGAGATCCTGGGCCGGCGCCCGACCAGCGGCGAGCTCGCCATGTACTCGGTGATGTGGAGCGAGCACTGCTCCTACAAGTCGAGCAAGATCTACCTCCGCCAGTTCGGGGAGAAGGTCACCGACGAGATGCGCGAGCGTCTCATGGTGGGGATGGGGCAGAACGCCGGCGTCGTCGACGTCGGCGAGGGCTGGGCCGTCACCTTCAAGGTGGAGTCGCACAACCACCCCAGTTACATCGAGCCCTTCCAGGGCGCGGCCACCGGCGTGGGCGGCATCGTCCGCGACATCATCTCGATGGGCGCACGTCCGGTCGCGATCATGGACCAGCTGCGCTTCGGCGCCATCGACCACCCGGACACGGCGCGCGTCGTGCACGGCGTCACGAGCGGCATCTCCTTCTACGGCAACTGCCTGGGCCTGCCCAACATCGGCGGCGAGACCGTCTTCGACTCGGTCTACCAGGGCAACCCGCTCGTCAACGCCCTCGCGGTCGGGGTCCTCCGCCACGAGGACCTGAAACTCGCCAACGCGGCCGGCCCGGGCAACAAGGTCGTCCTCTTCGGTGCACGCACCGGCGGCGACGGCATCGGCGGCGCGTCCATCCTGGCCTCCGACACCTTCGCGGACGGCGGGCCCACCAAGCGCCCCGCCGTCCAGGTCGGCGACCCGTTCGCCGAGAAGGTGCTCATCGAGTGCTGCCTCGAGCTGTACCGCGACGAGCTCGTCGAGGCCATCCAGGACCTCGGCGCCGCCGGGATCTCCTGCGCGACGAGCGAGCTCGCCGCGAACGGCGGCAGCGGGATGCGGGTGGACCTGGAGAAGGTCCTGCTGCGCGACCCGTCGCTCACGCCGGAAGAGATCCTCATGTCCGAGTCGCAGGAGCGGATGATGGCGATCGTCTCGCCCGAGAAGCTCGACGCCTTCCTCGAGGTCACCGGACGCTGGGAGGTCGAGACGAGCGTGCTCGGCGAGGTCACCGGCGACGGTCGCCTGCAGATCTTCTGGCACGGTGAGCAGATCGTCGAGGTGGACCCGTCCACCGTCGCGGTCGACGGCCCCGTCTACGAGCGCCCGGTCGCCTACCCCACCTGGATCGACGCCCTCCAGGCCGACTCGGCAGCCGCGCTCCCCCGCGCCACCGACCCCGAGACCCTGCGCGACCAGTTCCTGCGGGTGCTGTCGAGCCCGAACCTCGCGGACACGTCGTGGATCACCAACCAGTACGACTACTACGTGCTGGGCAACACCGCGCTGAGCTTCCCCGACGACGCCGGCATGATCCGCGTCGACGAGAACTCCGGGCTCGGGTTCGCCATCGCGACAGACTGCAACGGCCGGTTCTGCCAGCTCGACCCCTACCAGGGCGCGAAGCTGGCCCTCGCCGAGGCGTACCGGAACGTCGCCGTCACCGGCGCGACGCCCACCGCGGTCACGGACTGCCTGAACTTCGGCAGCCCGGAGAACCCCGAGGTCATGTGGCAGTTCTCGCAGGCGGTCGAGGGGCTGTCCGACGGATGCCTCGAGATCGGCATCCCGGTCACCGGCGGCAACGTGAGCTTCTACAACCAGACCGGCGACACCCCCATCCACCCGACCCCGGTCGTGGGTGTCATGGGCATCATCGACGACGTCGCCCGCCGCATCCCGAGCGGCTGGCAGGACGCCGGGGAGAACATCTACCTGCTCGGCGTGACCGCCAACGAGCTCAGCGGCTCGGCATGGGCCGACGTCGTCCACGACCACCTCGGCGGTCGTCCGCCGGCGGTCGACCTGGCTGCGGAGAAGCGCCTCGCCCAGCTGCTGCGCGCCGCCTCCGACCAGGGCCTCGTCTCCAGCGCGCACGACCTCTCCGAAGGCGGGCTCGGCCAGGCCCTCGCCGAGGGCGTGATGCGCTTCGGCGTCGGTGCCCGGGTGTGGCTCTCGGAGCTCTCCGAGCGTGACGGGGTGGATGCGGCATCCGCCCTGTTCTCGGAGTCGACCGGACGCGTGATCGTCACGGTCCCCCGCGAGGAGGACGTGAAGTTCCGCGGACTGTGCGACGGACGCGACTACCCGGTGCTGCGCATCGGCGTGACCGACTCGGCCGCCGACGGCGACGACCCGGCGCTCGAGGTGCAGGGTCTGTTCACCGTGCCGCTGGCGGAGCTGCGGGAGCGCTCGCGCGCGACGCTTCCGGCGGTCTTCGGCCCCACGGTCACGGAGATCGACGCGTGA
- a CDS encoding ArsR/SmtB family transcription factor: protein MVVHLTLNDDEVDRVFRALADRTRRDILRRTLQTEQSVSALAATYDVSFAAVQKHVAVLEAAHLVVKRAEGRERLVRADPDTIVRARRLLNEYEHMWRARVDRLDDLLAVDP from the coding sequence ATGGTTGTACATCTGACGCTCAACGACGACGAGGTGGACCGGGTCTTCCGGGCCCTCGCCGATCGCACACGCCGCGACATCCTGCGGCGCACCCTGCAGACCGAGCAGTCCGTGTCGGCGCTCGCCGCCACCTACGACGTCTCGTTCGCCGCCGTGCAGAAGCACGTCGCCGTGCTCGAGGCGGCGCACCTCGTCGTCAAACGCGCCGAGGGGCGGGAACGGCTCGTCCGGGCGGACCCGGACACGATCGTCCGGGCTCGGCGTCTGCTCAACGAGTACGAGCACATGTGGCGGGCCCGGGTCGACCGGCTCGACGATCTGCTCGCCGTGGATCCCTGA
- a CDS encoding SRPBCC family protein, with protein MPVTAVNTDTADLTMTVVGDFPAPVARLWRAFTDPRQLERFWGPPGWPATFTYFDFEVGGRARYEMTSPRGEKSRGAWEFLRIEPETGFEVLDGFVDEDGKATADMPSMRMTFEFTETAEGSRVTCVTTFPSEDALEQMLAMGAEEGSSMAFDQLAIVLSDLREYAQGKGTWTELLDDQHVRISRLIDGPRELVWRAHTEPELMRQWMLGPDGWRMTVCEIDTAPGGKYRYEWTPEEGVAGEPFGFDGESLLTERPRRMVSTEHMTGTDYPSTLNDLSLYEEDGATLVTVLIEYPDKETRDAVLATGMTDGMEASYARMERVLLG; from the coding sequence ATGCCTGTCACCGCTGTCAACACCGACACCGCCGACCTGACGATGACCGTCGTCGGCGACTTCCCCGCCCCCGTCGCCCGGCTCTGGCGCGCCTTCACCGACCCGCGCCAGCTCGAGCGCTTCTGGGGGCCGCCCGGATGGCCCGCGACCTTCACCTACTTCGACTTCGAGGTGGGCGGTCGCGCACGGTACGAGATGACGAGCCCGCGCGGGGAGAAGTCCCGAGGGGCGTGGGAGTTCCTGCGCATCGAACCGGAGACGGGTTTCGAGGTACTGGACGGCTTCGTCGACGAGGACGGCAAGGCCACCGCGGACATGCCCTCGATGCGCATGACGTTCGAGTTCACCGAGACCGCCGAAGGCTCGCGCGTCACCTGCGTGACCACCTTCCCCTCCGAGGATGCGCTCGAGCAGATGCTCGCGATGGGCGCCGAGGAAGGCAGCTCCATGGCCTTCGATCAGCTTGCGATCGTGCTGTCGGACCTGCGTGAGTACGCACAGGGGAAGGGCACCTGGACCGAGCTCCTCGACGACCAGCACGTGCGGATCAGCCGCCTCATCGACGGGCCGCGCGAACTCGTCTGGCGCGCGCACACCGAGCCCGAGCTCATGCGGCAGTGGATGCTGGGCCCGGACGGATGGCGCATGACCGTGTGCGAGATCGACACCGCCCCCGGGGGGAAGTACCGCTACGAGTGGACGCCCGAGGAGGGTGTGGCGGGCGAGCCGTTCGGCTTCGATGGAGAGTCGCTGCTCACCGAGCGCCCGCGACGGATGGTGAGCACCGAGCACATGACCGGGACCGACTACCCGTCCACGCTCAACGACCTGTCGCTGTACGAGGAGGACGGTGCGACCCTCGTCACGGTGCTCATCGAGTACCCCGACAAGGAGACCCGCGACGCGGTGCTCGCCACCGGTATGACCGACGGCATGGAGGCGAGCTACGCGCGGATGGAGCGCGTGCTGCTGGGCTGA